The window GGTCGAGGAGGGTCATGCGGGCGAGGTTGTCCGCCTCCTCGAACGGCGAGAAGAGCGCGTCGGCCAGGCCGTTGGCCGCCAGGACGTCCAGCGCCGGGTTGAGGACGAAGGCCGGGGTGTGCGCGTACCCGTCCAGCAATTGGCGCAGCATCGGGTCGACCGTCTCGCTCGGCCGGGTCCGCCGGCCGTCCGGGAAGGTGCCCGCCAGCCGGAACAGGTGGTCGCGTGCCTCGTGGTCCATGCGCAGGGCGGCGCTGATCGCGTCGAGGATCTGTGGCGACGGGCTCTGCTCGCGGCCCTGTTCCAGGCGGGCGTAGTAGTCGGTGTTCATGCCGGCCAGGACCGCGACCTCCTCCCGCCGCAGTCCGGCCACCCGGCGCCGGCCGTAGGAGGCCAGCCCCACGTCGTCGGGCCGCAGCCGTGCACGGTGGGCGCGAAGGAAGTCCCCGAGGGCGTTGCCTGTCATGACGCCAGGCTAGACGGGTCCCCCGACGCGTGCCTGGGTGCGCCGTACCCGGGCACAGCCTGTCCTGGTCCCTCCTTCCGCCGCCGCCCAGACTCCGGAGGACGGGGCGGCCGCACGCCGTCCACAAGGAGGAACAGACATGGAGCACACCACCAGGACCGTGGCCGTCACCGGTGCCAGCAGCGGCATCGGGGAGGCCACGGCACGCCGTCTCGCGGCGGACGGGCACCGGGTCCTGCTCGGCGCGCGCCGTACCGGCCGGCTGGAACAACTGGTCGACGAGATCACCGGGGAGGGCGGTACCGCCGCCTTCCGGACGCTGGACGTCACCGACGCGGCCGACATGCGCGCGTTCGTCGACGCGGCGGTCCGCGAGTACGGCCGCATCGACGTCCTCGTGAACAACGCGGGCGTGATGCCCCTGTCGCCGCTGGCGGCGCTCAGGACCGGTGAGTGGGACCGCATGATCGATGTGAACGTGCGGGGCGTCCTGCACGGAATCGCCGCCGCCCTGCCGGTGATGCGGGCCCAGGGCGGCGGGCACTTCGTGAACATCGCCTCCGTCGGCGCCTACGAGGTCTCCCCCACCGCCGCCGTCTACTGCGCCACCAAGTTCGCCGTCCGCGCGATCTCCGAAGGCCTGAGGCAGGAGTCCGCCGGAGACGTCCGGGTCACCCTCGTCTCCCCCGGCGTGACCGAGTCCGAACTCGCGGACGGCATCTCCGATCCGGACGCCAGGGAGGCCATGAAGGCCTACCGGGCCGTGGCACTGCCGGCCTCGGCCATCGCGGAGGCGATCGCCTACGCCGTTTCCCAGCCTCCGCACGTCGACGTGAACGAGATCGTCGTCCGCCCGGCCGCGAGCGCCCGGTGAGCCGCCCCGAGCGCAAGGGCGCCGGCGTGCCGCTGACGGCCGCCGAGCACGACGGCCTGGTCCGAAGGCTGCGGGACCTGGAGGACAAGGAGGCGCTGCGCGCCCTCCTGATCCGCGGCTGGCGGGCACTGGACCGCAAGGACTGGCAGACCTGGATCGACTGCTGGGCCGACGACGGGGTCCTGGAGTTCGGGCCGTGGGGCGAGATCCGCGGGAAGGAGTCGATCCGGGCAAAGGTGGAAGAGGCGGAAGCGCCCTACCCGAGCATGCAACACCACATCCTCAACATGCACTTCGAGGTGGAGGACGACCGGGCGAACGGCATCGGCTACATGTGGTTCGTCGCGGTCACCGCATCGGGGACGGCCTCCGCCACCTACTCGATGGGCGGCCCGTACGCATGGGACTTCCGCCGGGGCCCTGACGGCTGGCTCCTGGTCCGCCAACGGCTCGGCGTCCTGTGGACCGCCGGCGAGGACGCCCTCCAGGCCTTCGAGCCGGAAATTCCGTTGCCCGGAGGTGAGCGGAGGGGCCAAGCTCGCCCTCATGTCTGAGAGCACCGATCATCCCCGGCCGTCCGCCCCGCGCAGGGAGCGACGCGACGTCGGCGACCTCTTCTCGGGCGGGCGGCTGATCGCGATCCCGCGCCGGGCCGCCCGGCGCGAGCAGTTGCTCGTACACCTCACCGAAACCCTCTTCACGGTGGACCGGGAGTACACGGAGCCCGAGGTGAACAACGCGCTGCGCACCGTTCACGAGGACTGCTCGGCGCTGCGGCGCTACCTGATCACCTCGGGCCTGCTCACGCGGACCCGTGACGGCCGCAGCTACCGGCGGGCCGCGGCGTCCCGGTAGCCGGGTCGTCGGCGGGGTCGTCGGCGGGGTCGTCCGCGGCCGGTCAGAGGGCCGCCGGCCGGGTGCGGCGCACCAGCACCCAGCCGGCCGCGGTGAGGACGAGCGCGCACCCGGCGAGGGAGGCCACGGCGACTCCGGTGGAGGCGAGCGCGCCGCCGGTGGGGGTGGCGCCCGTTCCGCCGACCGTCCCCGTCCCGGCGGCCGAACCACCGCCGACTGCGCCACCGGAGCTACCGGAACCGTCGGATCCGCCAGAGCTGCCGTCGGATCCGCCGGCGGCCCCGGAACCCCCGGGTCCCCCCGCACCGCCGTCGGTGCCCCCGGTCGTTCCCGTTCCGCCCGCCGTACCCGTCCCGCCGGCTCCTCCGTCGGTCGGGCCGCCGCCCGTCGTGGCGTCCGCGGAGGTGACGGTGAGCGTGGCCGGGGCGGTTCGGCTGACGCCGGCGTCGTTGGTGAACTCCGCACGGTAGCGGCGGCCGTGGTCGGAGAGCGCCGCCGTGAACGCGTACGTCGACGAGGTCGCGCCCTCCACCGCCCGCCAGGTCCGGCCCGCGTCCGTGCTGACCTGCCAGGCCACGGTGGGCCGCGGGGCCCCCTCCGCCTCCGCGGTCAGGGAGACCCGGGTCCCGGCCGTGACGGACTGGTCCGCCGGGCCCCGGGTGATCTTCGGGGACGTGGACCGCTCCATCCGGGTGATCTTCCCCCCGGCAGGGTCCGACACGAACACCGTCCCGCCGCCGGGCTCGACGGCCACGGCCGCAGCGCCCAACTGCACGTGGTTTCCCGGAAGTACGACCGGCTTCGCGACCTCCTGGAGGTCACGGGTGCGGTGGACGGTGAGCGCGCCGTTGTCGTCGCTGCCCGGCTGGGAGGTGTCCCCCGCGTCCTGCCACACCACGAACGCCTCGTGCGTGGCGGCGTCGAACCTCGCCGCGCGGGGCATGTCCGCGCCCTGGATGACACCCAGCCGCTTGCCCGCCGCGTCGTGGACGACGACGGAGGTGTCCAGCCCCACCCACACGGCGCCGGTCTCCGGAACCACCTCCGTGAACCCGCCGAAGCCCTCGCCCGCCGGGAGTTCGACCGTCGCCGTGACCTGGAAGGCGGCGGTGTCGACCCGGTACATCCGGCGGTTGGCGATGTCGGTGAACCACACCGTGCCCCGCGCCGCGTCGACCGCGAACCCGTCGCCGCCCGCGAGCGTGACGGAGCGCTTCACGGTCGCGGTGGCGATGTCGACCTCCGACAGTACGGGGCCCTGCGCGACCAGCACCGTCGAGGCGGTGGGCCCCGGTCCGGCGTCGGTGACGGCCGCACCCGGCACCCACGCCCCCGCAGCTGCGGCGTCGCCGTCCTTGGCGGCGCCGATGCCGCGCAGCGGATAGACGAAGACCGCGCCGTCGCCCGGCAGCGGGGTCACGAGCTGCCGCACGGCCCGTCGGCCGAGCGTGCCGGTGGGTCCGGGCGCCTGGCCGACGGTACTGCGCACCTTGCCGTCGGCGGGGTCCAGGACGTGCAGCCCGCTCTCGTTGACGTCCGCGGTGCCGGGCAGATCGTCCGAACCGACGTACAGCTTCTTCGAGTCGGGATGCAGCAGCAGGTCACGGGGTTTGCCCGCGGTGGTGAACTGCGCCACGGACCGGTACGCGACGGTGCCCTGCGGTACGTCGGCCCCCTCGCCCCCGGCGGCCGAGACGGGGCTGCCGGCGGCGGCCGATGCGAGCACGAGCGCGAGCGCGGCGGAGGCGGTGCCGGCACGGCCGCCGGGGGTGAGGGGGTGTCGGGGTGTCATGGCTTCCTCGTCGACGGGTGGGACGGGCTCGAAGCGGCTCCGGCTAGTTGAAGGTCACCGGGACGTGGACGTCGTACTTGCGGTCCGAGGAGTTGAAGTGGTCGGCACGCGTGACGATGGCGCACTCGACCGTCTCGCCGCAGATCTGGCCGCCGCCCAGGTCGGCCTTGACGTGGATGGTGACGCTGAAGGTGCCGCCCGGACCGAACGTGGAGGTGTTGGCGAGGGTCCCGCCGAAGATGTTGTTGATCCAGTGCGAGGCGCCCGTGGTGCCGGCCTGGTCCGAGCCGCCCAGGCAGGGGGTGGGCTTGTTCGCACCCGGTGCGCCGTTCACCGCACAGAGGCTGACGTAGATGCCCTTGGCGGTGTTGTAGCCGCTGCCGGTGACCGTGACGTTCTGACCGGCCGCGGCGGCCGAAGAGGGCGCCGTGAGGCTGAGGTTGAAGGTGGTCGCGCCGTCGGTGACCGTACGCGTCGAGGTGGCGGCCGAGGCGGAGCCGGCCGCGCCGACGGCGAGCGCGACGGCGGCGGAGGCGGCGACGGCCACACGGGCGGCGGTACGGGGCCGGGGCAGGAAGGCAGCACGCATCACTGGAACACCTTTCAGGGTGCGAGAGGTCGCAAAACTGAGGTAAGGCTAACCTAATCTGATCAAGGTTGAAGCCTCACTTCCGGCCATGCGGCGGCCTCACCGAGGGCCGTACGGGCAGCCGTTGGGGCACGCACCTCTCGGAGCCGAAGAGCCTCAGGCGGCCGCCGGACAGGGGCCGCGAGGGCCATGCCGACCCACCGAGTGGGGGTCCTCCGATTGCGGCTCGGCGCCCCCGAAAATGGCCGAGAGTCGGCCGTCAGCACGACGGGGGCCGCGACCGGCCACCTCGTCCGGTCGCGGCCCCCGCAGCGGTGCAGGTCGGTCGGCCTCGGCGTCAGCAGCCGCCGGAACGGGCCGGCGCACCGACGGTGAGGGCGGGCGGGGCGGCGCAGCAGCCGCCGCCCTGCTCCTCGGCGGCCTCGGGCTGGTCGAAGAGGCCCGCGCCGCCGCACACCCCGGTCTCCGGCAGCGTCAGCTCGACGCGCTCGGCGGCTTCCCGGTCGCCGGCGAGGGCGGCGGCGACGGAGCGGACCTGCTCGTAGCCGGTCATGGCGAGGAAGGTCGGGGCGCGGCCGTAGCTCTTCATCCCGACGAGGTAGAGGTCCCGCTCCGGGTGGGAGAGTTCGGCCGCGCCGTGCGGGTAGACGGTGCCGCAGGAGTGGACGTTGGGGTCGATCAGGGGCGCCAGCCCGAGGGGGGCCTGGAGTCGCTCGTCGAGGCCGAGGCGCAGTTCGGAGAGGAAGGAGAGGTCCGGACGCAGGCCGGTGAGGACGATGAGCTCGTCGACCGGGTCCAGCCGGCGGCCGTCCTCGGCGATCAGAACGAGCCGGCCCCCGGCCCTCTCGACGCCGCCGGTGCGGAAGCCGGTCACCGCGTCGGCGTGACCGTCGTCGACCGCGGCCTTGGCCGCCAGGCCCAGCGCGCCACGGGCGGGCAACTGGTCGGCGGTCCCGCCGCCGAAGGTGGAGCCGCTGATCCCGCGCCGCAGGATCCACAGCGCGTGGGTGCCCTCCGCCTCCTTCGCGAGGACGGCGAGGTGGGCGAGCGCGGTGAAGGCGGAGGCGCCGGAGCCGATCACGGCGGTGCGCTTGCCGGCGTAGCGGGCGCGGACCGCCGGGTCGGCCAGGTCGGGGACGCGGTAGGAGATGCGGTCGGCGGCGGCGCGCTCACCGAGGGCCGGGAGGCCGTCGGCGCCGAGCGGGCCGGGGGTGGTCCAGGTGCCCGAGACGTCGAGGACCGCGCGGGCGGTGATCCGCTCCTCGCCGCCGTCGGCCCGCCGGACGTGCACGCTGTACGGCTGCCCGGCGCGGCCGGAGTCGACGATGCGGTCGCGGCCCGCCCGGGACACGCCGGTCACGGTGGCTCCGTAGCGGACCCGGTCGCCCAGGGCGTCGGCGAGGGGCTGGAGATAGCGCCCGGCCCAGTCGCCGCCCGTCGGGTACGCGCCACCGGGGGGCGCGGTCCACCCGGTCGGGGCCAGCAGCTTCTCGGCGGCGGGGTCGATCACCTCGGCCCAGGTCGAGAAGAGGCGTACGTGGGACCACTCCCGTACGGCCGATCCGGCCGCGCTCCCGGCCTCCAGTACCAGCGGCTCGATGCCGCGGCCGACCAGGTGGGCCGCGGCGGCCAGACCGATCGGACCCACTCCGATGACGACGACGGGCAGGGCCGGGGTGGTGGATGCGGCCATGGCGGGGCTCCCCTGTTGATTCGACATCTGTCGATGGCTCGACGGCTCCACCATGCACCCTGCATCGACACCCGTCAACATAGACAATTATCGAATCAGCAATGCCACTTGGTTCGATGCGTGTCAACATAGATGCATGTCGAATGCCGAGGTCCTGCCGCTGCTGGAGCCCGACGGCGTGGCGCCGTGCTGCCCGCCGCTGACCGAACGTCCGCTGACCGCCGAAGAGGCCGAGCGCACGGCGAAGATGTTCAAGGCGCTCGGAGACCCGGTGCGCCTTCGGCTGTTCTCGTCGGTCGCCTCCCACGAGGGCGGTGAGGCGTGCGTGTGCGACATCTCCGACGTCGGCGTCTCGCAGCCGACCGTCTCCCACCACCTCAAGAAGCTGAAGGAGGCCGGACTGCTGTCCTCCGAACGCCGGGGGACCTGGGTCTACTACCGCGTGGAGCCGTCCGTGGTGGCGGCGATGGGGCGGCTGCTGGCCACGGCGATCTGATCCGCCCGCCGGGCCGGCGCGGGAGCTGCCCGCGCCGGACCTCGTGATGCAAGTGGGCCTGCGGGTGGGAAGGTGCGGAGAACGCCGCATGAGGGCGATCTCCGCGCCCTGCGCTCACCCCCGGTAGGTCTCCAGCAGTCGCAGCCAGATCTCGCCGATGGTCGGGAAGGCCGGCACCGCGTGCCACAGCCGATCGATCGGGACCTCCCCCGCCACCGCGATGGTGGCCGCCTGGAGCAGTTCGGCGGCGCCCGGCCCGACGAAGGTGACCCCGAGGAGGATCTCGCGGTCGAGGTCGACGACCATCCGGGCCCGCCCGCGGTATCCGTCGGCGTACAGCCCGGCGCCGGAGACCCTGCCCAGGTCGTAGTCGACCGCGCGCACCCGGTGCCCGGCCCGTTCCGCCCCGGCCAGGGTCAGGCCCACCGCCGCGGCCTCCGGGTCGGTGAAGACCGCCTGCGGCAGCGCGTGGGTGTCGGCGGTCGCCGTGTGCGCGCCCCAGAGAGCGGTGTCCAGCGGAGTGCCGGCCGCGCGGGCGGCGATCGCGGCGCCCACGATCCGGGCCTGGTACTTGCCCTGGTGGGTGAGGAGCGCGCGGTGGTTGACGTCCCCGGCGGCGTAGAGCCAGTCGTGCCCGGGCACCCGGCAGCTGTCGTCGACCCGGATCCACTCCCCGACCGGCAGGCCCACCGTGTCCAGCCCGATGTCCTCGGTGTGCGGGGTGCGGCCCGTGGCCATCAGCAGCTCGTCGCCCTCCAGCGTCTCGCCGCCCTCCAGCACCACCTGGACGGGGCCGGTCGAGCCGTCCCGTACGACCGCCTCGACGGTGACACCCGTACGGACCACCGCACCGGCCTCGCGCAGCGCGTCGGCGACCAGTTCTCCCGCGAAGGGCTCCATCCGCGGCAGCAGTCCCGAGCCGCGTACGAGGACGGTGACCTGCGATCCGAGGCCCTGCCAGGCGGTGGCCATCTCGGTGGCCACCACCGAGCCGCCCACGATCAGCAGCCGTCCGGGGGCCTCCTGCGCGGAGGTCGCCTCGCGGCTGGTCCAGGGACGGGCTCCGGCAAGCCCGGGCACGTCGGGAAGCAAGGCCCGGGTGCCGGTCGCGACGACCACCGCGTGCCGGGCCGACAGGATGTGGTGCTCGCCCTCGGGACTGGTCACGGCCACCTTGCGGACCCCGTAGAGCCGGCCGTGGCCCCGGTACACGTGGGCGCCGATCGAGTCGAGCCAGTCGACCTGGCCCTGGTCCTTCCAGTCACTGGCCCAGTAATTGCGGTGCGCGAACACCGCCGCCGTGTCCAGGGGCCCCTCGACGGCCCCCGCCAGGCCCGGCACCTGACGGGCTTCGGCCCGCGCCAGCACCGGGCGCAACAGCGCCTTGCTCGGGACGCAGGCCCAGTACGAGCACTCACCGCCCAACAGTTCGCTCTCCACCACCGCCGTGCTCAGCCCGGCGGCGCAGGTCCGGTCGGCGATGTTCTCGCCGACCGGACCCCCGCCGAGCACTACGACGTCGTACTCCACCGGTTCCGTCATACGGGCCAGTGTCACCGCTGTCCGGCTCCACGGCGGGCAATCAGGCCTCCGGCGTGCCGGGCTCCCGCGTACCGGTGCCCTGGCCGTGCCCTTCATGCCCGCCGTGCCCTTCATGGCCGCCGTGCCCGTCCTGCTGCGATGCGGCGATCTTGGCGCGCACCTCGTCCATGTCGAGCGCACGGGCCTGCCCGATCAGGTCGGTCAGCGCCGCCTCGGGCAGTGCGCCGGGCTGGGAGAAGATGGCCACCTGGTCCCGGACGATCATCAGGGTCGGGATCGAGGTGATCTGGAAGGCGCCGGCCAGCTCCTGCTGCGCCTCGGTGTCCACCTTGGCGAAGAGCAGATCGGGGTGGGCCTCCGAGGCCTTCTCGTAGACCGGCGCGAACTGCAGGCACGGCCGGCACCAGCCCGCCCAGAAGTCGATCAGCACGAACGCGTTCTCGCTGACCGTCTGGTCGAAATTTTCCTTGGTGAGCTCGACTGTAGCCACGGTTTCAAGACCTCCTGATTGAGCCGTCTGCTCCTTGAACGAACGACCTGCCCCAGGCATTCCGCACAGCGGAAAGCCCGACCGTGCCTAGAACGGATGGCCCGCGGGGGTGGTGCGGGCCGTGGTCCAGCGCAGTTCCGTGAAGGCGTCCAGATTCGCCTCGCCGCCGAAGCGGGCCCCGGTTCCCGAGGCACCGACCCCGCCGAACGGGGCGACGGCCTCGTCGTTGACCGTCTGGTCGTTGACGTGCGCGATCCCGGTCGGGATCCGCTCGGCCAAGTCGAGCCCGCGCGCCGCGTCCCGGGTCACGATGCCGAGGGACAGGCCGTACGGGCCCGCCGACGCCAGCGCCACGGCCTCCTCCTCCGTCGCGAACGACCGTACGGGCGCGACCGGGCCGAAGACCTCCTCGGCGTAGGCGGGGGTGTCGTCGGCGACGCCCGCCAGGACGGTCGGCCGGTAGAAGAGGTCCCGGTACGTGCCGCCGGCGACGAGCTTGGCCCCCTGTCCCGTGCTGGCCTCCACCAGGGCGTGTACGCGCTCCAGCTGGGCGCGGTCGATCAGCGGGCCCAGGTGGACCTTCTCGCGGTACGGGTCCCCCACGGCCAGTTCCTCGGCGCGCGCGGCGAGCCGCTCGACGTACTCGTCGTAGAGCGAGGCGTGGACGAGGTGGCGGCCCGCGGTCATGCAGATCTGGCCCTGGTGGAAGAAGGAGCCCCAGGAGGCCTGGGCGACGGCGCCCTCGATGTCGGCGTCGCGGAGCACGACGAGGGCGGAGTTGCCGCCCAACTCCAGGTGTGCCCGCTTGAGATGACGTCCCGCCAGTTCGCCGACGGCCCGGCCCGAGGCGGTGGATCCGGTGAAGGAGACCACCCGGACGCACGGGTCGGCGACCACGGCGGCCCCCACCTCGGCGCCACCGGGCAGGACCTGGAGCAGCCCGCTCGGCAGGCCGGCGGCGGCCAGGACCGCGGCCAGGGCGAGGCCGCCGCAGACGACGGTGCGCCGGTCCGGCTTGAGCAGCACCGCGTTGCCGAGCGCCAGCGCGGGCGCGACCGAGCGGATCGCCAGGATCAGCGGGGCGTTGAAGGGGGCCACGACCCCGACCACCCCGGCCGGGACCCGACGGGTGAAGGACAGCCGGGGCGCCTCGCTCGGCAGCACCTGGCCGACCGGGCGCGAGGCCAGCGCGGCCGCCTCGTAGCACTCCTGCGCGGCGACGTGCAGCTCGAAGTCGGCCTTGCCGGGTATCGAGCCGGACTCGCGGACCAGCCATTCCCGCAGCTCGTCGGCGTGCGCGGCGAACAGGTCCCCGGCGCGGCGCAGTACGGCCGCCCGCTCCGGGTGGGTGGTGCGCGCCCAGTCCTGCTGCGCCGCCCGGGCCCGTACGGCGGCCTCCGCGACGTCGGCGGGCGCGGCGAGGTCGAGGGTGGCGAGGGTGCGGCCGGTGGCGGGTTCGACGACCGGGGCGGCGCCGCCGGTGAGGGTGGGTCCGTCCTGCCAGAGCGTCGGATCGAGGAGCGGCATGGCGCGGGGCCTCCGGGTGGGGATGGGCGGGGCGGGGGGCGGCAGCACGCGCCATCGTGCCAGACCGGAGGCGCCACTTCTGTTCAGTTATTGGGCAGTTGACACGGAACGGTGACCGGAAACGATCGACGTCCTGGTGGCAGGGGGCAGGGCAACGGATGCCGTGGACGCCGTGGACGCCGTGGATGCCGTGGACGCAACGGACGGGGCCGTGGGTCAGCGCTCCAGGACGAGTGCGATGCCCTGCCCGACTCCGATGCACAGGGCCGCCATGCCGGTGCCCGAGCCCGCCGCCGCCAGCTGGTGCGCGACCGAGCCGGCCAGCCGGGCGCCCGAGGCGCCGAGCGGGTGGCCGATCGCGATGGCGCCGCCGCGCGGGTTGACCACGGCCGGGTCCAGCTCCGGCCAGGCCGCCAGACAGCCCAACGCCTGTGCGGCGAAAGCCTCGTTGAGTTCGAAGGAGGTGAGGTCGGCGAACCCGCGGCCGGCCTTGCCGAGCGCCCGCTGCACGGCGTCCACCGGGCCCAGGCCGAAGAGCTGGGGCTCGATGCCGGTGACGGCGGAGGCGCTGATCCGGGCGAGCGGCTCCCGGCCGGTGGCCGCCAGCCCCGCCTCGTCGGTCAGCAGCAGGGCGGCGGCGCCGTCGTTGAGCGGGGAGGCGTTGGCGGCGGTGACCGTGCCGGTGCCGTCGGTCCGGAAGGCGGGCCTCAGCCGGGCGAGCGCCTCGGGCGTGGAGCCCTCCCGGATGCACTCGTCGCGCACCAGGTCCACGCCGGAGTACGGGACGACCTCGTCGTCGTACAGCCCGGCGGCCCAGGCGGCGGCCGCCTTGCGGTGGCTCTCCAGGGCGAAGGCGTCCTGTGCCTCGCGGGTGATGCCGTGCTTGTCGGCGACGAGTTCGGCGCCCTCGCCGAGCGAGCCGGTCCACTCCTCGGGCATCCGCGGGTTGGTCATCCGCCACCCGAGGGTGGTGGACCACATCTGCTGGTGCCCGGCGGGGTAGGCCCGTTCGGGCTTCTGCACCACCCAGGGGGCGCGGCTCATCGACTCGACGCCGCCGGCGATGGCCACGGAGGCGTCACCCAGCGCGATGGCGCGGGCGGCCTGGATCACGGCTTCGAGGCCGGACCCGCAGAGCCGGTTGACGGTCACCCCGGGCACGCTCACCGGCAGCCCCGCCAGCAGCACGGCCATGCGGGCCACGTCCCGGTTGTCCTCGCCCGCGCCGTTGGCGTCGCCGAAGACGACGTCGTCGATCCGGGCCGGGTCGAGGTCGGGCGTACGGTCCACCAGCGCGCGCACCACGTGCGCGGCCAGGTCGTCGGGCCGGACCCCGGCCAGGGCGCCGCCGAACTTGCCGATCGGGGTGCGGACGGCGTCGACGACGTAGACGTCGCGGACGGTGCGGATGCTCATGGGGGCTCTCCTGGGCGGATCCGTACGGGCGGTGGCGCGTCGGTGCCGGTGTGGGCACCCGGACACGCCACCGGGCACGCCCGGTGGGGCGCGCCCGCAGTCTCCTTCCGCACGTCACCGCCTGTCAACGGCTCCCCCTCGGCCGGCCGGGCCGGGGCTCCGCCGGGCACGGCCGGGCACGGCCGGGCGCCGTCAGGTCGACTCCCGGTGGATGGCCGTGGCCGCCATCAGATCGTGCCGTTCGGTGGCCTCCGACGGCTCGCGCACCGCGTGGTCCACCAGCGACGCCAGGTGGTCGCCGGTCGGCATCCGGATCTGCACGGTGCTCAGCCGGGGCCGCAGCAGCCGCCCGATGAGCAGGTCGTCGGCGCCGATGACGGCCACGTCCTCGGGAATGCGCAGCCCCTCGTCCTGGAAGGCCCGCATCAGCAGCATCGCGTACTCGTCGTTGTACGCGAACACCGCGTCCAGGCCGAGCCCGCGCCAGCGGG of the Streptomyces sp. NBC_01294 genome contains:
- a CDS encoding SDR family oxidoreductase; translation: MEHTTRTVAVTGASSGIGEATARRLAADGHRVLLGARRTGRLEQLVDEITGEGGTAAFRTLDVTDAADMRAFVDAAVREYGRIDVLVNNAGVMPLSPLAALRTGEWDRMIDVNVRGVLHGIAAALPVMRAQGGGHFVNIASVGAYEVSPTAAVYCATKFAVRAISEGLRQESAGDVRVTLVSPGVTESELADGISDPDAREAMKAYRAVALPASAIAEAIAYAVSQPPHVDVNEIVVRPAASAR
- a CDS encoding nuclear transport factor 2 family protein gives rise to the protein MSRPERKGAGVPLTAAEHDGLVRRLRDLEDKEALRALLIRGWRALDRKDWQTWIDCWADDGVLEFGPWGEIRGKESIRAKVEEAEAPYPSMQHHILNMHFEVEDDRANGIGYMWFVAVTASGTASATYSMGGPYAWDFRRGPDGWLLVRQRLGVLWTAGEDALQAFEPEIPLPGGERRGQARPHV
- a CDS encoding DUF2087 domain-containing protein, with the translated sequence MSESTDHPRPSAPRRERRDVGDLFSGGRLIAIPRRAARREQLLVHLTETLFTVDREYTEPEVNNALRTVHEDCSALRRYLITSGLLTRTRDGRSYRRAAASR
- a CDS encoding flavoprotein, which encodes MAASTTPALPVVVIGVGPIGLAAAAHLVGRGIEPLVLEAGSAAGSAVREWSHVRLFSTWAEVIDPAAEKLLAPTGWTAPPGGAYPTGGDWAGRYLQPLADALGDRVRYGATVTGVSRAGRDRIVDSGRAGQPYSVHVRRADGGEERITARAVLDVSGTWTTPGPLGADGLPALGERAAADRISYRVPDLADPAVRARYAGKRTAVIGSGASAFTALAHLAVLAKEAEGTHALWILRRGISGSTFGGGTADQLPARGALGLAAKAAVDDGHADAVTGFRTGGVERAGGRLVLIAEDGRRLDPVDELIVLTGLRPDLSFLSELRLGLDERLQAPLGLAPLIDPNVHSCGTVYPHGAAELSHPERDLYLVGMKSYGRAPTFLAMTGYEQVRSVAAALAGDREAAERVELTLPETGVCGGAGLFDQPEAAEEQGGGCCAAPPALTVGAPARSGGC
- a CDS encoding ArsR/SmtB family transcription factor, with translation MSNAEVLPLLEPDGVAPCCPPLTERPLTAEEAERTAKMFKALGDPVRLRLFSSVASHEGGEACVCDISDVGVSQPTVSHHLKKLKEAGLLSSERRGTWVYYRVEPSVVAAMGRLLATAI
- a CDS encoding dihydrolipoyl dehydrogenase family protein, which gives rise to MTEPVEYDVVVLGGGPVGENIADRTCAAGLSTAVVESELLGGECSYWACVPSKALLRPVLARAEARQVPGLAGAVEGPLDTAAVFAHRNYWASDWKDQGQVDWLDSIGAHVYRGHGRLYGVRKVAVTSPEGEHHILSARHAVVVATGTRALLPDVPGLAGARPWTSREATSAQEAPGRLLIVGGSVVATEMATAWQGLGSQVTVLVRGSGLLPRMEPFAGELVADALREAGAVVRTGVTVEAVVRDGSTGPVQVVLEGGETLEGDELLMATGRTPHTEDIGLDTVGLPVGEWIRVDDSCRVPGHDWLYAAGDVNHRALLTHQGKYQARIVGAAIAARAAGTPLDTALWGAHTATADTHALPQAVFTDPEAAAVGLTLAGAERAGHRVRAVDYDLGRVSGAGLYADGYRGRARMVVDLDREILLGVTFVGPGAAELLQAATIAVAGEVPIDRLWHAVPAFPTIGEIWLRLLETYRG
- a CDS encoding thioredoxin family protein, with amino-acid sequence MATVELTKENFDQTVSENAFVLIDFWAGWCRPCLQFAPVYEKASEAHPDLLFAKVDTEAQQELAGAFQITSIPTLMIVRDQVAIFSQPGALPEAALTDLIGQARALDMDEVRAKIAASQQDGHGGHEGHGGHEGHGQGTGTREPGTPEA
- a CDS encoding aldehyde dehydrogenase family protein translates to MPLLDPTLWQDGPTLTGGAAPVVEPATGRTLATLDLAAPADVAEAAVRARAAQQDWARTTHPERAAVLRRAGDLFAAHADELREWLVRESGSIPGKADFELHVAAQECYEAAALASRPVGQVLPSEAPRLSFTRRVPAGVVGVVAPFNAPLILAIRSVAPALALGNAVLLKPDRRTVVCGGLALAAVLAAAGLPSGLLQVLPGGAEVGAAVVADPCVRVVSFTGSTASGRAVGELAGRHLKRAHLELGGNSALVVLRDADIEGAVAQASWGSFFHQGQICMTAGRHLVHASLYDEYVERLAARAEELAVGDPYREKVHLGPLIDRAQLERVHALVEASTGQGAKLVAGGTYRDLFYRPTVLAGVADDTPAYAEEVFGPVAPVRSFATEEEAVALASAGPYGLSLGIVTRDAARGLDLAERIPTGIAHVNDQTVNDEAVAPFGGVGASGTGARFGGEANLDAFTELRWTTARTTPAGHPF
- a CDS encoding thiolase family protein — its product is MSIRTVRDVYVVDAVRTPIGKFGGALAGVRPDDLAAHVVRALVDRTPDLDPARIDDVVFGDANGAGEDNRDVARMAVLLAGLPVSVPGVTVNRLCGSGLEAVIQAARAIALGDASVAIAGGVESMSRAPWVVQKPERAYPAGHQQMWSTTLGWRMTNPRMPEEWTGSLGEGAELVADKHGITREAQDAFALESHRKAAAAWAAGLYDDEVVPYSGVDLVRDECIREGSTPEALARLRPAFRTDGTGTVTAANASPLNDGAAALLLTDEAGLAATGREPLARISASAVTGIEPQLFGLGPVDAVQRALGKAGRGFADLTSFELNEAFAAQALGCLAAWPELDPAVVNPRGGAIAIGHPLGASGARLAGSVAHQLAAAGSGTGMAALCIGVGQGIALVLER